A single genomic interval of Armigeres subalbatus isolate Guangzhou_Male chromosome 1, GZ_Asu_2, whole genome shotgun sequence harbors:
- the LOC134207932 gene encoding glyoxalase domain-containing protein 4, whose translation MISARALHYVFKIGNRAKNAHFFREILGMQVLRHEEFTQGCDAACNGPYDNRWSKTMIGYGPESTHFVIELTYNYGVKEYTLGNDFGGITIKSSDVVDRATKSNYPMVKENDHFVLVSPDGYKFFVINEKQDSTQDPVKKATLNVTDLDRSVKYWHETLEMKQLAKSDNSAQLTYKENGFVLQLNKINGPLDRAKAYGRIAFAVPFDVQPKIDEVIKASNGTILTPLISLDTPGKATVRVIILADPDGHEICFVDEEGFTQLSEVDPESNGQLDKYIKKDPFQEQ comes from the exons ATGATTTCTGCTCGCGCACTGCACTACGTGTTCAAAATTGGAAATCGTGCCAAAAATGCCCATTTTTTCCGAGAAATTCTGGGCATGCAG GTGCTTCGTCATGAGGAATTCACTCAGGGATGTGATGCTGCTTGCAATgg TCCCTACGACAATCGTTGGAGTAAAACCATGATTGGCTATGGACCTGAATCGACTCACTTCGTCATAGAGCTGACGTACAATTACGGTGTCAAGGAGTACACCTTGGGAAACGATTTCGGTGGAATTACCATCAAATCTTCGGATGTGGTCGATCGAGCTACCAAGAGCAACTATCCTATGGTGAAAGAGAATGACCACTTCGTTTTGGTATCCCCGGATGGTTATAAATTTTTCGTCATCAACGAGAAGCAAGATTCGACACAGGATCCAGTGAAAAAAGCTACGCTGAACGTAACGGATCTTGACCGGTCGGTCAAATACTGGCACGAAACGCTGGAAATGAAACAACTCGCGAAAAGCGACAACTCAGCCCAATTGACTTACAAGGAAAACGGTTTCGTTCTACAGCTGAACAAGATCAATGGTCCGTTGGACCGCGCCAAAGCTTACGGGAGAATCGCCTTCGCTGTGCCATTCGATGTGCAACCGAAAATTGATGAGGTCATCAAAGCCAGCAACGGTACAATTTTGACACCGCTGATTTCGTTGGACACTCCCGGCAAGGCGACGGTTCGCGTTATAATTCTGGCTGACCCGGATGGGCATGAGATCTGCTTCGTTGACGAGGAAGGCTTCACTCAGCTGTCCGAGGTGGACCCGGAGAGCAACGGCCAGCTTGACAAATACATCAAGAAGGATCCATTCCAGGAGCAATGA